ccaacacagacgaactCCATCCTATacttatacctaggtattattttcgcgattcttattattttcaacacCGGGAAAATTGAGACTTTTGTACAGCTAAGTTCGTGGATAACTGAGCACACTTCTAGTAAGGATGACGATGCGCTCTTCAATCCGTGTTTATAATTTCGGTGTGGAACGCCGGCGTTTGCGCACGTGCTTTACCCGCGATCGTATGTAATGTGAAAATAACATTTCAAGTGAAACATTCGTCGAGCGCTTGCGATTTTTTAAGGTTGATTTctgagatttttattattacattagTTTCTATagtggaataatattttttaaatatttatgtgaATAATGGTTGAGAAGAATAAGTGAAAGTTATTTGCGGCAGCATGACCTGAATATTTATTCACATTTACGAAGTTACCGTTAACAGTACGTCGACGCGGATGGTTCtacttaaaatacataaatgaCTAAATGTATACCATTGATGATAAATCAACAAATAAAATTCCGCGTCCGTATATTTTAAAAGGGTTTCATTCAGTTTTCATCCGTATCAGATCTTGCGACGGATAATTTAATTACTGCCACTATTATTCTTATCGAGAAATTTCGTTACCGAGGCGATAAAATAATACGCGAACTCCAGGTTCCAAcatctcaaccctgatgctgcaggggcaTCTACTGCGTACCTAATCCGAATTgagataaaataaatcaatcaatcaattaatttctTTCCGAGAAGTTCTAATTTTCAATCAAACTATAATTAAGACTTATGCCTTATATCAATATACGCGTAGGATACCTACTTCTACATACTATTACTAGGTTCTAGGTACTTAAatctagatacctacttaaaattaatgATCCGCCTATTATGAGTTATTAAGTTGGACTTTGTCATTGAACTTCGTATTCAACACCTCAATCATAATAATTGTTGGCGGAACGAAGAATCATTGTGAATTTGTGTCGATATAAAAGGgtttttattcatcatcatgatcactaTTATCGTGTATATCGGTATTAACAACATTCGTACCAATTTGTAGCTCTATGCAATTACTGtatccttgaatgtctattttgaccggactgtaatatatattatattccatagGCTGAAATGagcttaattattatgatagatATAATCTAAGATGACAagaatgtaggtttttaaaaatactgctCTTACAGATGTTCAAAAACTTTGCCCTGTTCATTGCCTTAGCAGCTGTGGGCATTGGTATCGGAACAAAATATTACCAACTTCAGAGCGTTCCAGATTTACCGGAACTTGATTTAGAAAGATGGTGGGGAGACGGCGACAAACCAAAACAAGAAGACAAGTCTATAAGACCTTTTAAAATTGTCTTCAACGATTCGGTAAGAAATCTTATAAAAATTGTAACGAAACTCAAGAGGTTAATTCGCATgttaatttaagtaggtataactgtTTCACAGATGATAGAAGATTTGAAGAGCAGATTAAAAAACAGACGTCCATACATTCGTCCGATGGAGGGTACGCAATCCGAATACGGTATTAACACAGTATATTTGGAAAATATATTAAAGTACTGGCTTAAagattataattttaaagaGAGAGCCGAGCGTTTGAACAGATTTCCGCATTTCAAAACTAAAATACAAGGGCTGGATATTCATTACATAAGAGTAAAGCCAGAAGCAAAAAATGTTAAAGTGCTGCCTTTGCTTCTTATGCACGGATGGCCGAGTTCGTCCAAGGAATTTGATATGGCAATACCTATGCTCACAAAAGCGAGAAGTGGATACGATTTCGTTTTCGAAGTTGTTGCCGTTGATCTTCCGGGCTTTGGATTTTCGGAGGTGGGTACATaaccatattaatattttgaaagtgcgtttgtttattattctttttacaCGCAGCAGGCCCTCATCATTCTCATGATGATAATGGTGATCACTGTCatgatttttttcatgtattAATGAGCTGAAGATACTTTTCACCCCGGGAGCAAGGGTTCCTACCGGATAATCGAAGTCTATGCGGACAAGTTGCATAAATTTTTCACTCATTTAATACACTGAGGGAAACGCAGTGGAACTCAAGAATAAACCTCGCCAATCTCTAGAAAGTTAATTTTCAAACATCGTATGTCTGTTTATGCCTTATACTTGTGCCTGACTGCAAGTACCTAACTTGTACCTGTATAACTAGCAATCCTTAGTCCTTACATATTGTTataatgcaaaaataaatatgtaatcgAAAAGCATTTAAACCCACAAAAGTATATGGAGAACAAAAAATTACCGAGTCACTTTATACTTTACACGTGCCTTTTTTGTAAGGTCGCTCTTGTCTGTGATTACCatcctgtctgtctgtatctaTAAATATAGTGGTTTTTTTAGATTCATCAACTAGGGAAGTGTTTGGTTTAGACCCAAAACACACGAAACTCTTTATCATTGCGATCAGATTAGATTTAAAGACTGCATAGACGCTGTATCGCCTTTTCACAAAGTGCGTGTTCAGATAATCTAGCCTACACCTTCTTTTTTccaagaatattagccatgtttcTAACGATTAAttttccccttttccctccaactaagcgtaaagctaggATTggctacgacaatagtgcaacgggtggggcttgaaccgccgacctttgaGATTTTAGTCCGCAACTTAACCGTTGACCTGTCAGACAAATGCTAGAATTTTAACTAAATGCTTTATATTTACATCTGCAATTCAATGTTATTTTATGGACTGTTGCCGATTAGATATGTGTATCCACGTAATGTATAATATACGGtaggttatacctacctatttcaaatatttgagaATATTCATCATCGGACAACAGAATACAACTATGATTTAAGAGTATTTGAAGAATGATACACGTGATCATGTTTTAGTAGTGCTATTTAACTTAAGTCTGTCTGGCTCGTTGCTTGGCTGGCTTTAGTATTTGACGAGGCTAATGCTAcgaaaaaatgtataaaatatttttttggatcAAGTTGCATGACAGGCGATTAAAGTTAGGCACTTTGCCGTTACGGGTTAACTTTAAATGGGTTGCACAAATCAGGATTTGTTAGCTTGGGACCAGAAAGACATTGTAACCCGCTTTGCTTTTAATTGATGGTGAAACGGTAGGTACGGTTTGTGTTAAACCGTAAGGTGTAACTTTAACTGCATGTCAAGCAACTGAACCTTAGTGCTATTTAGTTCTAGAACCTTAGTTTACGACGCGACGTAGGTATTAAAAAtttgataattttataacactttaatataataaaatttcaggGCACAAACAAACCGGGCTTAAATCCTCTACAGATTGGTATAATAATGAGGAACCTGATGAAACGGCTCGGTTTCAATAAATACTACATCCAGGCGGGTGATTGGGGTTCGCAGGCGGGAACACATTTGGCTACGGTATTCCAAGACGAAGTATTAGGGTAAGAAGCCACAGAggcatattttattcatttgcggaaaactattaggtatttttACTCGATTAGAGGTTGTATTTGGCGGTATCTGTTTGTGTTCATCATAATAGCCAGCTCATTAGATAGATTGATACATGATGTAATATATAATTAGATAGATACATACATGAATTCACAAAGCCAACACTTTGTCTTAGTTTTGTATGTGTGCTTATGATTAATCGAATATGGTGGATAGGATATCGTAACAGAAAATAACGCCAAAATTTCAGATAGATCTCATCGTGAAATTTGCGAAAATGCCTCATTTATAGATACGAAAATAATGACACATATATCAGAATACTTTCAGAaagcatattattttttaaaacctatcaTAAATCAAGTAATACTTTTAGATAGTATTTCGGCAATCGGCATGCATTATACAATATATACATTATAactcgtgcgcattaacatggcacctggctcgaaaacaaccctcctcccacttccaagcgcgatgtcccgctctcgccgagccgccgcgccgtgcgagaccagtagcggcacggcgagagcggggcatcgcgcggggaagtgggaggaggaattgtgttcgagccaggtgccatgttaatgcgcacgggtAATAGACtgtagaaattaaaataataagcaTGGTGTTGTGAGATTCACCTCTAATCCCGCTTTAAATACGAGTACATCTATAGTATATAAATAAGATAAGTGAAGGCCATACATAGTTGCAGAGCAAAAATAAGCAAAAGCTAAGTAggaaactaagtaggtatattcagtCGAAGTAGCAATTAAGAGATAACACGTTTAGTTAATTATTGCATTATGAAAATTGTGTCATAAACACGTGCGGCCATTTACACGTTAACAGATAATAACCGGAATCATTATTTTCATAATGCGACTGTAATAAAATGATACTTTTAGGGGCTCCCTAATCATTACATTTAAGTATGCGTCGCGTCGTCCATACAAGGGCCTAGAGCTCGAACTATACAATCcataaatttttcataaaaaaatatagaaagttaaaagtctttttttatttctctttcttaatcctccatactaatattataaatgcgaaagtgtgtctgtctgtctgcctgcctgctagattttcacggtgCAACAATTTAACCGAGTATTTACTAAGTACTAGAGTATTATATTAGTAACTATGTATAGATATATTGTATACGAATTATTATTGAACTAAGTATAAATCTATGGCTGGGAATAGATCCATTTGTGAGAAAATAGTCAAAGCTCTTTGCACCGCCAGGTATTCTAAGAAAACACATTTTCACTCGAAGAAAACATATTTTCTATTGCAGATTCCACACAAATATGCCAGTATCTTCAAGGCCTATAAGTAATCTAAAATACGTCATTGGTTCGCTCTTCCCTAGTTTTATTGTCGAAAACAAACACAGACACAGGATGTATCCCTTAAAGGACCTATTTTCGTATTTAATGAGGGAAAGTGGTTACTTTCACTTGCAAGCTACGAAACCGGACACAATAGgtaaatctttttatttcgATTAGTTGcgattttatttaattcttagGCACACCGCTGATCGGCAGAGTGGAGTGGAACCGAGTAAAATTTTTGATAACTCAAAGtaatctttatttactttggcttAGTGGCGCCAACGTACGGTGATTCCTCGAGTTTCAACAGTTTAATTTAGTTATCAAAAATATTCTTCGGATTCGGATGTGCTTTGGCCCTTAATCATTAATTTTTAGAAAGTTTTTTTCACTAGAATAACCTTTATTTTGgataattttaatttcacgTACTTTTTCTAATGATGTAGTATTTGTCCACTAGGTATGTTGATTaagctttatattttttacttgaaGAATCTTTATTTTGGATAATTTCAATAGCCAGTGCATTTTCTTGCGATGTGGATTATAGATGCTGTCTCAGCCAAGTGTCATTAGATTATGCTTTTTATCGTCTTTAATGACGTATTTGACTATGTTATGTTATCTCTAGTATTATACAATTTTCATAACCTACGAATCACGCAGAAGCCATTAAGCTAATTGAAGTAATCAGGTCCAAAGCATAATAGGTCTAACAACATATGTCTATTACCTACTACTAACTATAATAACtatgtctgccaatccacactgagCAAGCGCGGCAGACTACGGCCTAcgctcttctcattctgagaggagacccgtgctcagtagtgggccggcaatgggttgatctcGATGATTGACGACGATAAAAACTATCATAACTCTAATACTATTCTAACTTTGATCGATTGAATTCGATATGCCCGGATCTGGCAAAAATTAAGCACTTAAAAATTCCAGGTGCTGCATTAGCAGACACGCCCGCCGGTCTTGCAGCATACACTCTGGAGAAGATAGGTATCTGCAGCAATAGGGACACGTTGCAAACACCACACGGGGGCTTGGAAGAAATCAATATTGACGATTTGCTTGACACTGTTACAATTCTATGGGCAAACGAACGAATTACAATGTCTATGAGGGTATACGCAGAGGCCTTCGCATGGCCGGAAGTCTTTGTTGTTCATGAGTGAGTATGCTTTAAGAACTTTAAACCAAAATTCTTTTTTTGCTGACGTCGGTCGCGCGTACGAATGCGTGTTGTGTTACGCGACGTGCGCGTACGCGCCTTTCATGATTctgtaaacgggaagtaccgtattgattttgattcccttgacgggtcttgacagattATATTAAAACTTGTATTAAGACTTAAGacattactaatattattgatcataattttctTTTCCAGCATTCCAACTTATGTGCCAACGGCTGCTATAAATTTTCGATATGAAGTGGTATACCAGCCTGATTGGATTCTACGGGACAAATTCCCCAATCTAGTACATTCCACGACCTTGGACTTCGGGGGTCATTTCGCCGCAATGCATACGCCGAAGGAGCTAGTCGATGACGTTTTTGAATCTGTGGTCGAATTTATAAAATTCCACTCGAAAAATTCAAGTAAATGAGActttttaggtatttatttaattattggcTGGTTTTCCATCCCCAACTTAAAAATTGAGGAAATTTTTCACAATTTCTTGCATTGCATGCAACATTGCAGCAGCCTGTACGCGGCATTATATTTAGCAATTCACAGGGTGCTTTCAGCGCACTTAGACAATTCCAAAATAAACGAAAGGAAATTCGTGACTTACTAGCTTTCTTCTTTgtactattttatttacttcCTAGTATGTTTTCAAGTAACGGCTTTAGAAATGTAACGAGGAATATTTGCTTcactgatttttattttctacttaCTTTTAATATCAAATCCAGTACTTGAAAGACCTTATTGTGTACTGATTTGTCTGTTATCTTGTCTGTTCTaggttttgtatttattacattttagtcAGCTAAGAGACAGTTTGTATAAACAATTAAAGGAATAAGACTTAAATTAGTTTTAAGCTAAGGAACgaataaatgtttttgttaAATATCTGGAATTATTAATAGGTTAAAAAGATCTTCAACATTAAGCAAGTATCTACAATTAGGTTGAAATTTACAGAGcacactttaactttgcttagacttaagtttcagttgaaacgagacagatttatgccttATCcctttttaacagtgtctttagtctaagcaaagtccaAGTGCGCTTTCTCAGCTTAGAGCACGCCCACACGAGAAATTTATACAACAGTTTTGTTTCCGACATCAAGTTAACTCTAGGCTTTGCTTAAAAGTGTATTGCTCACATAATCTGACATTAGGAAAATATGATGAAGGAATTTGACAGTACTCACGTGCCGTTCCTCGATGAAGGAGATAACTTCTTGTGGAGCGGAAAAGCCGGGCACTACGAAGTCCCGCCTGGGACTGAATTGTTCCACTTTCATCCGCCCGCCTAACCGTACGCGCTCGCCTGCGTAGTACAGATTCCTAAGAcgaaacaacaaaatatacttggttataaaaaaaattggcagtcagaagtgaaaactaaaaactatgaaaaaaattatgagcTGTTAGGAGGTACTCTGACTACCGAAATCATACTTGACACTTCCATTAAAAACTGAACCTGAATAAATTGTGTTAAAGAACTTTgaattagcatgtcggtgacacGACCATGAAGTTTTTATCCATCGCAAAGTCGACTAATGCACCtaaaaagttttcacttcaaaaaatcGGCGATTTACACGATAGGTAATCGTATTAGGCTCGCGACTCCTGCGCTCAACCTCAAGAAAGTCGAAAAGTTACTTGTGGGAATCAGTCAAATGTTACCGGTTGGCAATCAGCCGACACTTAATGTTGGCACCTAAGCTGTTCCTCGTCCAGTGTCGGGAACTTGTGGAATTGATACAACTAGCCGCGAACATGAAGAAGGAATTCCCCCAGTGTCTCGGCACGCTTAAGTCGAATATGCCATTATAAATTTCCTTTCTCTCTTTCTATTAAAGCGGCGCAAAGAGAAGAAAAGTAATGTAACTTCTGGAAGTCTCATCTCTCGTCAAGAAGATGCACTCGTCACCATGAGTGATATTCGGAAAATGTCAAGTAGTTACCTGTTGCCAATAAGCCGACCCTTGATGTTGGTCAGCTGCCCCTCGTCCAGCGCTGGGAACTTGTGGAAGAGGTAGAGGCTGGCCGCGAACTTCAGGAACGAGTCTCCCAACGTTTCGGCGCGCTCCAGGTTGAACGTGTCGTTAGAGTTTATTGTCGTGAGCGCCGCCACGACATCGCGCAACTCGGGGCCGCGGATCGTGGGCGTTTTGGATAGAATCGCTATTTTGTCGTCGTACCTGCCatagaaagttttttttaacagaATAATTACCGataaactgtttaaaaaaaaaagaataataacCAAGTTTATCATGATAACTAATACTCTCCTTGTGcgcaaagcttgtgctaggagtaggtacgacaatagtgcaacgagtggggtttgaatcggcaaattcgaatttcagtccactcctttaaccgttgagctattgaggctgtaGGTCATTTTACAGTCGCGTTTTAGTGCGAGGTCTAACTTGTCATTGTGGTTTGTGGACTGAACAGATATATTGTGTACAACCTTAAGCTCCAGGACACAGATATCTGCAGACTATGCCAGGATTTAGTCAAGACTCAAATTCACTTAATCTACTATTAGCCTATTCTAATACAAAAACGTAGTATCCACCCAGGGAAACAGGGGAGCTACACATTGTACGCCCCTCAGGGCGTACAATGTGTAGATCCCTCAGAAGCTACTCTAATTTTAGACAGGTACCTGGCAGCCACAAGTATTGACATGGAACTGTAAAATTGGTGACGATTACAATGGATCGGACACAGTTGAAGTGGTACAGGGCATCCAAGGACGACAGGATGCAGGTTCAATCCCTGTCGGTTACGCAATTTTTGAAATGTATTCTTTCAAACAAAGTAGTTTACTTtaaagccgtgatagcccagtagttaagacgtccgcctcctattcgggaggccAGGGATTCGATTtaacctctaacttttccgagttatgTCGGTTTTGgccaaataaatatcacttgctttaacagtgaaggaaaacatcgtgaagaaatcggcatgcctgagagtgctCTATCAAGTTCTCAAAGTTGTATGAAGCAAATACGTACTTAGtaagcgtggtagactatggccaacccCTGCTTATTCTGGGAGGAGCCCGGTGCTCAGTAGAGagccggtgatgagttgatgatgatgaacttacTTTAAAGGTGGGGGCAGTATGGCAGCCGAACTGGTCACAATCCTAGGCGGTGACAGTAACACATTTCGACTGGGACTTTTGGCCGGGTCAATGAATGGCGCTGTGACAAACGTGTCGTAACACTCGATGTCCATCAGCGTCACCGTGGAAAGCGTGCGCTCGATGTctatcggttcattggtttccTAGTTGAAATAAATAGATATCCGTAAAATATGATCGCTACCCTACTTATAGCTTgaccagaaatataaaaaaattgctctAGGGGCTCCACTAGTCTATGGTCAGTAAGTATATGGTCTTGTATAAATTACATATATAATCTGTTGTGAGCTCTTCTCAAACCGAGGAGCATTTGGAatccttgtagctttagttttcgcttaagtttacgtaattgatTATCACCATTTAATGGTGTatatttctaataaaataaataaatttttgattgaCGTAAAAACTAATCATGTTATACCTAATAGGCTAATTTTGTAACGTTACTAACGTTTCCATATTCCAGGTTTATCAGAATTGTTGAGTAATGGCAAgccgaaatttaaaaaatctgtagGTATACACATTTAAGTTATAAAAATTTATGAGGATTTTTAGTGACATCATCGGTCTATCTATTAATTAGTGTTCACTCTATAACTACTAAACAGAGATCGTTAAAAATTCTTAACTACCTAAATGTGGCATCACTACAAAAAGAAGTGGCGTCTCAAAGCAAAATTGTTGATACTTTTGTGCTCCTTTAATTGTTTTTCAAGTCTTAAATTAATTGCGCATCGTGTCAAATTAAATGCAGTGTAAAGCTCCCTGTCCATTTAAGCAGCCTCGATTTGAGGCAAACTGAGGCTGGTCGGAAAGGTGCTGCTGTATCTGGCGGCCACAAGTTTTGACAAGGAACTATAAAGTGGTGACGATTACAATGGATTGGAGACTGTCGACGTGGTACAGGGTATTCAAGAACCTGCAATAGCCCCAAAGGATAAGAAAAAGAAGAGGCTGGTCAAGTGGATGTGTCGGCTAGTTCGTCTCCACTAAAAGTATGGTTCAGAGGCACATTTCGGCgcgttaaattttttttacgtATCGGTCGATTTGTTTTACTTCACAGCCTGACTTGCCTTAGGTTTAAGGCATCGTCTTCACTTAAACTGTCATGAGTTGAGGATTCCCTTGACCCGTGAGAAGAGGCACCTAGTGGATACGCAGTTTTATTGCGATTATACCGGTGCACATAAGTGAATCAGAAAAAACTTGAATATAGTAGTGTTGAAATGATGTAATTGTCAACGTGTAAATGGCCAATGTCATATCTACCTACTTCTACGGCAGACAAACAACGCCTAAAACATACAGTTGTGTTAATTCAACGTCAAAATGTCGCATTTATTTCATAAAGTGCACTCGTACTGTGTTCTACTTCagcaaatgtaaaaaaaatacccataATTACCTAgtcaaagatttacaaagttatgCCTCTAAGTATACTAAAAACCTGAAAGAAAAAATGTGGTTCGAATTTTGGTTAAATACAATAACTGATTACACAAAAATGTACGCACATTCACGTGTACGACTTGCAACACAAGAAACTTTATGAAGCACGTCACACCGCAGCGGCTGGCAAGACAGCAACACAGTTATAAGAACGGTTTCAGATTAGTTAGTAGAATAGAAGTGCTTTGCGTAAGCGCGTACATCGCGTGCGAAGTACGAGCGTAGATCAGTGCCCTCAGTATATGATATTACTTCTCACCAaagttgatagtatttgagagtcgaaacaatttagcgttaaagtaaaatgatccttaactgccttgttttaatgctcaagtttgtacatacatatactacagccagcgctctaagcggaaacgttgcgaaattaaaatcaatattactgaatttttgacttaaaATCAAGGATCTTTAGATCCATTTTAGTTTGACGTAATTTTGTTTTGACTCTCGAaaactatcaaaattggtgagaagtaaaatctcatactgagagTACTGCTTGTCTCGTATACGCGCGAGTAGTTTCTTCGTCAAACCCGTATTACTACTGACTAACTCTCTGATTCGAACGAACACGCTAGATAAAAATGTGCACACTTGTTCGGATTACAGCGCGAAAAGTAGCCCGTTTGTAAGTGTATGTCAAAACGAGTCTAATACGCGCAGAAAAATTACTAGCCTGAAACCGCCTTGCGCGCGTTGATCATAAACTATATGTCAATCACtctcttcttcttattttgtaaaATGGCTTTTAGCAgtgccacaccagcacaatgcacttcgccagtgtCGCGTTATCACACTCACTTTGCGACCATCTGAAGCGGACGTCGAATCCAGCAAAATTCTGACAGTCTGTAGGGTCTAATAGGCAATCTATGAATAGTTTCTTCAGGCGCGcatcggatttttttcttgatatTACTGGTAAGATGCGGCTGAGTGTGTGAACGTCTCCATACAGCTCCTCATATTACAACTACTAAGAGCCGCGTTGAATGTTTCCATCACTCGTTGTTTATTTGAGCCTTTAGTTACAATAGAGACACTTACTTCCCACGGGTATTCCTTGGTAATCTTCTTCTTTTGAAGTTGGTACACGCTTTCCTTTACAGATATGATGTTGGGTGTCCTTGGTGCCGCGTCGATTGGATTGTTTATTCTAATGGAAACAATAAAAcagacttttttttattcattataggcaagcacttgaccacaatcatacctgatggaaagtgatgatgtgccctaagatgggacgcgtttatctaTGGGATGGAACTTCAtcaataaaaaattctaaaattagGAACTGTTAGGAGGTACTACGACTATTGAAAGCATACTTGACACTTCCATTATAAGTTGAACCTTAAATGGTTGTGCTAaggaacaaattttaaaattaataaaattagcattCCGAAGCAATAGACGCGACCTTGGTTTTTTACTGATCCTAAAATCGGCCAACAGGCTGAGGccttttaagttttcacttttaAATTCAATTACCTGTCAATACTATTCACAGCTGTCGGCTCCTCAATATTGGATAGGAGCGACTTTGTAGCTACTTGCAAATCTATTTCTATCGGCAGCCATTCTTGACCTGAAAACCAAACAAAATCGAGTTTCCACATCttgaaaacttatttttatttcacttttttttttgctagggCGGGCAATTTTCAGGTATTCGTTATtgaaaggtttttgaaaat
The window above is part of the Maniola jurtina chromosome 12, ilManJurt1.1, whole genome shotgun sequence genome. Proteins encoded here:
- the LOC123870399 gene encoding juvenile hormone epoxide hydrolase-like isoform X2; protein product: MIEDLKSRLKNRRPYIRPMEGTQSEYGINTVYLENILKYWLKDYNFKERAERLNRFPHFKTKIQGLDIHYIRVKPEAKNVKVLPLLLMHGWPSSSKEFDMAIPMLTKARSGYDFVFEVVAVDLPGFGFSEGTNKPGLNPLQIGIIMRNLMKRLGFNKYYIQAGDWGSQAGTHLATVFQDEVLGFHTNMPVSSRPISNLKYVIGSLFPSFIVENKHRHRMYPLKDLFSYLMRESGYFHLQATKPDTIGAALADTPAGLAAYTLEKIGICSNRDTLQTPHGGLEEINIDDLLDTVTILWANERITMSMRVYAEAFAWPEVFVVHDIPTYVPTAAINFRYEVVYQPDWILRDKFPNLVHSTTLDFGGHFAAMHTPKELVDDVFESVVEFIKFHSKNSSK
- the LOC123870399 gene encoding juvenile hormone epoxide hydrolase-like isoform X1; this encodes MFKNFALFIALAAVGIGIGTKYYQLQSVPDLPELDLERWWGDGDKPKQEDKSIRPFKIVFNDSMIEDLKSRLKNRRPYIRPMEGTQSEYGINTVYLENILKYWLKDYNFKERAERLNRFPHFKTKIQGLDIHYIRVKPEAKNVKVLPLLLMHGWPSSSKEFDMAIPMLTKARSGYDFVFEVVAVDLPGFGFSEGTNKPGLNPLQIGIIMRNLMKRLGFNKYYIQAGDWGSQAGTHLATVFQDEVLGFHTNMPVSSRPISNLKYVIGSLFPSFIVENKHRHRMYPLKDLFSYLMRESGYFHLQATKPDTIGAALADTPAGLAAYTLEKIGICSNRDTLQTPHGGLEEINIDDLLDTVTILWANERITMSMRVYAEAFAWPEVFVVHDIPTYVPTAAINFRYEVVYQPDWILRDKFPNLVHSTTLDFGGHFAAMHTPKELVDDVFESVVEFIKFHSKNSSK